In Rutidosis leptorrhynchoides isolate AG116_Rl617_1_P2 chromosome 6, CSIRO_AGI_Rlap_v1, whole genome shotgun sequence, the DNA window gttataaatgtggaaaaccgggccacattattagaaattgcccgaaccaggagaacgcgaatggacaaggccgtggaagagttttcaatattaatacggcagaggcacaggaagacccggagcttgttacgggtacgtttcttattgacaataaatctgcttacgttttatttgattcgggtgcggatagaagctatatgagtagagatttttgtgctaaattaagttgtccattgacgcctttggatagtaaatttttactcgaattagcaaatggtaaattaatttcagcagataatatatgtcggaatcgagaaattaaactggttagcgaaacatttaagattgatttgataccagtagagttaggaagttttgatgtgataatcggtatggactggttgaaagaagtgtgtttgttacaaaaatgcaattcgcattatacgagaaaaaggaaaacccttaatggtgtacggagaaaagggcaacacgaagctacatcttattagtaatttgaaggcacaaaaactaataagaaaaggttgctatgctgttctagcacacgtcgagaaagtacaaactgaagaaaagagcatcaatgatgttcccgtcgcaaaagaatttcctgatgtatttccgaaagaattaccgggattacccccacatcgatccgttgaatttcaaatagatcttgtatcaggagctgcaccaatagctcgtgctccttacagactcgcacccagtgagatgaaagaactacaaagccaattacaagaacttttagagcgtggtttcattcgaccaagcacatcaccgtggggagctcctgttttgtttgtcaagaagaaagatggtacattcaggttgtgtatcgactaccgagagttgaacaaacttaccatcaagaaccgctacccactactgagaattgacgacttatttgatcaactacaaggctcgtctgtttattcaaagattgacttacgttccgggtatcatcaaatgcgggtgaaagaagatgatattccaaagactgctttcagaacacgttacggtcattacgagtttatggttatgccgtttggtttaactaatgcaccagctgtgttcatggaccttatgaaccaagtgtgtggaccataccttgacaagtttgtcattgttttcattgatgacatacttatttactcaaagaatgaccaagaacacggtgaacatttgagaaaggtgttagaagtattgaggaaggaagaattgtacgctaagttttcaaagtgtgcattttggttggaagaagttcaattcctcggtcacatagtgaacaaagaaggtattaaggtggatccggcaaagatagaaactgttgaaaagtgggaaaccccgaaaactccgaaacacatacgccagtttttaggactagctggttactacagaaggttcatccaagacttttccagaatagcaaaacccttgactgcattaacgcataaagggaagaaatttgaatggaatgatgaacaagagaaagtgtttcagttattgaagaaaaagctaactacggcacctatattgtcattgcctgaagggaatgatgattttgtgatttattgtgatgcatcaaaacaagatctcggttgtgtattaatgcaacgaacgaaggtgattgcttatgcgtctagacaattgaagattcacgaacaaaattatacgacgcatgatttggaattaggcacggttgtttttgcattaaagacttggaggcactacttatatggggtcaaaagtattatatataccgaccacaaaagtcttcaacacatatttaatcagaaacaactgaatatgaggcagcgtaggtggattgaattattgaatgattacgactttgagattcgttaccacccggggaaggcaaatgtggtagccgatgccttgagcaggaaggacagataacccattcgagtaaaatctatgaatataatgattcataataaccttactactcaaataaaggaggcgcaacaaggagttttaaaagagggaaatttaaaggatgaaatacccaaaggatcggagaagcatcttaatattcgggaagacggaacccggtatagggctgaaaggatttgggtaccaaaatttggagatatgagagaaatggtacttagagaagctcataaaaccagatactcaatacatcctggaacgggaaagatgtacaaggatctcaagaaacatttttggtggccgggtatgaaagccgatgttgctaaatacgtaggagaatgtttgacgtgttctaaggtcaaagctgagcatcagaaaccatcaggtctacttcaacaacccgaaatcccggaatggaaatgggaaaacattaccatggatttcatcactaaattgccaaggactgcaagtggttttgatactatttgggtaatagttgatcgtctcaccaaatcagcacacttcctgccaataagagaagatgacaagatggagaagttagcacgactgtatttgaaggaagtcgtctccagacatggaataccaatctctattatctctgatagggatggcagatttatttcaagattctggcagacattacagcaagcattaggaactcgtctagacatgagtactgcctatcatccacaaactgatgggcagagcgaaaggacgatacaaacgcttgaagacatgctacgagcatgtgttattgatttcggaaacagttggaatcgacatctaccgttagcagaattttcctacaacaacagctaccattcaagcattgagatggcgccgtttgaagcactttatggtagaaagtgcaggtctccgatttgttggagtgaagtgggggatagacagattacgggtccggagattatacaagaaactaccgagaagatcatccaaattcaacaacggttgaaaaccgcccaaagtcgacaaaagagctacgctgacattaaaagaaaagatatagaatttgaaattggagagatggtcatgcttaaagttgcaccttggaaaggcgttgttcgatttggtaaacgagggaaattaaatccaaggtatattggaccattcaagattattgatcgtgtcggaccagtagcttaccgactagagttacctcaacaactcgcggctgtacataacactttccacgtctcgaatttgaagaaatgttttgctaaagaagatctcactattccgttagatgaaatccaaatcaacgaaaaacttcaattcatcgaagaacccgtcgaaataatggatcgtgaggttaaaagacttaagcaaaacaagataccaattgttaaggttcgatggaatgctcgtagaggacccgagttcacctaggagcatgaagatcagatggagaagaaatacccgcatctatttccagaagattcgtcaacaccttcaacagcttaaaatttcgggacgaaatttatttaacgggtaggtactgtagtgacccgaacttttccatgtttatatatattaattgagattgatatttacatgattaaatgtttccaacatgttaagcaatcaaacttgttaagacttgattaattgaaataggtttcatatagacaattgaccacccaagttgaccggtgattcacgaacgttaaaacttgtaaaaactatatgatgacatatatatggttatatatatagttaacatgatattattataagtaaacatatcattaagtatattaacaatgaactacatatgtaaaaacaagactactaacttaatgattttgaaacgagacatatatgtaacgattatcgttgtaacgacatttaatgtatatatatcatattaatagatattcgtatatcataatatcatgataatataataatttaaaatctcttttgatattataaacattgggttaacaacatttaacaagatcgttaacctaaaggtttcaaaacaacatttacatgtaacgactaacgatgacttaacgactcagttaaaatgtatatacatgtagtgttttaatatgtattcatacacttttgaaagacttcaagacacttatcaaaatacttctacttaacaaaaatgcttacaattacatcctcgttcagtttcatcaacaattctactcgtatgcacccgtattcgtactcgtacaatacacagcttttagatgtatgtactattggtatatacactccaatgatcagctcttagcagcccatgtgagtcacctaacacatgtgggaaccatcatttggcaactagcatgaaatatctcataaaattacaaaaatatgagtaaacattcatgacttatttacatgaaaacaaaattacatatcctttatatctaatccatacaccaacgaccaaaaacacctacaaacactttcattcttcaattttcttcatctaattgatctctctcaagttctatcttcaagttctaagtgttcttcataaattccaaaagttctagtttcataaaatcaagaatactttcaagtttgctagctcacttccaatcttgtaaggtgatcatccaacctcaagaaatctttttttcttacagtaggttatcattctaatacaaggtaataatcatattcaaactttggttcaatttctataactataacaatcttatttcaagtgatgatcttacttgaacttgttttcgtgtcatgattttgcttcaagaacttcgagccatccaaggatccattgaagctagatccatttttctcttttccagtaggtttatccaaggaacttaaggtagtaatgatgttcataacatcattcgattcatacatataaagctatcttattcgaaggtttaaacttgtaatcactagaacatagtttagttaattctaaacttgttcgcaaacaaaagttaatccttctaacttgacttttaaaatcaactaaacacatgttctatatctatatgatatgctaacttaatgatttaaaacctggaaacacgaaaaacaccgtaaaaccggatttacgccgtcgtagtaacaccgcgggctgttttgggttagttaattaaaaactatgataaactttgatttaaaagttgttattctgagaaaatgatttttattatgaacatgaaactatatccaaaaattatggttaaactcaaagtggaagtatgttttctaaaatggtcatctagacgtcgttctttcgactgaaatgactacctttacaaaaacgacttgtaacttatttttccgactataaacctatacttttctgtttagattcataaaatagagttaaatatgaaaccatagcaatttgattcactcaaaacagatttaaaacgaagaagttatgggtaaaacaagattggataatttttctcattttagctacgtgaaaattggtaacaaatctattccaaccataactcaatcaacttgtattgtatattatgtaatcttgagataccatagacacgtatacaatgtttctacctatcatgtcgacacatctatatatatttcggaacaaccatagacactctatatgtgaatgttggagttagctatacagggttgaggttgattccaaaatatatatagtttgagttgtgatcaatactgagatacgtatacactgggtcgtggattgattcaagataatatttatcgatttatttctgtacatctaactgtggacaactagttgtaggttactaacgaggacagctgacttaataaacttaaaacatcaaaatatattaaaagtgttgtaaatatattttgaacatactttgatatatatgtatatattgttataggttcgtgaatcaaccagtggccaagtcttacttcccgacgaagtaaaaatctgtgaaagtgagttatagtcccacttttaaaatctaatatttttgggatgagaatacatgcaggttttataaatgatttacaaaatagacacaagtacgtgaaactacattctatggttgaattatcgaaatcgaatatgcccctttttattaagtctggtaatctaagaattagggaacagacaccctaattgacgcgaatcctaaagatagatctatcgggcccaacaagccccatccaaagtaccggatgctttagtacttcgaaatttatatcatatccgaagggtgtcccggaatgatggggatattcttatatatgcatcttgttaatgtcggttaccaggtgttcaccatatgaatgatttttatctctatgtatgggatgtgtattaaaatatgaaatcttgtggtctattattatgatttgatatatataggttaaacctataactcaccaacatttttgttgacgttttaagcatgtttattctcaggtgattattaagagcttccgctgtcgcatacttaaataaggacgagatttggagtccatgcttgtatgatattgtgtaaaaactgcattcaagaaacttattttgttgtaacatatttgtattgtaaaccattatgtaatggtcgtgtgtaaacaggatattttagattatcattatttgataatctacgtaaagctttttaaacctttattgatgaaataaaggttatggtttgttttaaaatgaatgcagtctttgaaaaacgtctcatatagaggtcaaaacctcgcaacgaaatcaattaatatggaacgtttttaatcaataagaacgggacatttcagaaagtaCCCAGTCACTGTGCAGAAGTCTGTGAATGATCACATGAGATATAGGCTGTCTACAGTGGAGCATGCATCACCGAAGAAGAAGTACCAGCTGCAGTAGCAACTATTTCCAAGTCATTTTCTCTTAGCCTCAACTTGAATGTCCTTTTCCATAAGCTTGGATGTGAAAGCTGTCAATGTCAACTGTCGACTAGAAGTAATAGCCCTGTTATGAATCTGTTCAATTTCAGCATCCCATCTTTCTGGAAGTCCATCCTTCAAAACCCGTATAGCCTTAACATCTGACACCTCAATTCCATAATCAGCCATCTCAGAAACAAGAAGTCGGTATCTAGACAACGTCTGCCAAAGAGTCTTGGAAGGAATAGCAGCAAACACTTTTCATTCATCTTTTAACACTTTACCCTTAGTTGCACGGTAAACCGCAGTACCCTCTGTGGCTGACTGAAGAGCAAGCCAAAGTGTATATGACGTCTTATTCCTGTTCTTAAACTGCTGAAAAATGTCTTTAGACAAGGCCTGAGTAAGATGTGCATAACATCTACATTCCAAATTATACTGTTCACGTTTACCAGGATCAAACTATGATGTTTCTTTCGGTTCACCATTACCCCTACAGGCCAGACATACTCAGTTTCAATGAACTCCCACAATCTAGAGTCTATACCGTTTAAATAGATCATAAATCTACTTTTCCAGTCTAAAAACTCATTAAGGTTCTCAAGTTTCAGAACCTTGTTTGAGGTTCCCGATTCACTCTCGGAAAGTAGCATTTTTTTGAAGTCCAGGAGTTATCACAAGGGCAGTATATTCATTAGCAACATCTTGATTAGTGTCGTACATCTTGATtaattaagtttgattaaaagcaaATTAAGTTTCTGATTAAATAGTCACACGGTCGAGTGTCTCGGTTACACGGTCGAGTGTCTATGTCACGCAGTCGAATGTCTAGGTCACACGGTCGAGTGTCTAGGTCACACGGTCGAGTGTCTAGGTCACACGATCGAGTGTCTATGTCACAtggtcgagtgtctactcaaacgGTCGAATGTCTAACAAAAATTGGGCAGCACTTCATTACTATAGTTCACTTTGGTATTACAACTCCCACGGTCGAGTGTCTGTGTCACTCGGTCGATTGTGTTACTCACACGGTTGGGTGTCTAGACTCACACGGTCGAGTGACTTGATAAAACTAACACGGTTTGACTTCAACTCACACGGTCGACTGGTAAACTCGCTCGGTCGGTTGAGGGACTCACTCAGTCGAGTATCAAGACTCTCacgaccgagtgtgttcttgacagtAACTGGTCGATTTTTAGGGTTTTTTAATGGGAAAATCGATTTTTCGATCGATTATTGACCAAAACACCTAAAACAAAACGTTGGGGATCCTGCTAAATACAAAGGTAACACGTTTTAACACAAAAAACTTCTACTATAACGTAAGAACACAGAAAAACAAGAACAAAACGGATTAAACACCAAAAACCTAAAAATTTTGACCCAAAAACGATTTTAATCAAGCAAAccagagactccagctctgataccactttgtagacgacgTAATGGTGAATCTTAGGTCGCTTGTAATCGAGACTAGAGGCGGAAATCACTAGAATCGAGTAAAACTGAGATACGGGTCGTGTCGGGATTGATTTTGGTCAAACCTATGGTAGAATCTAGATTAGATCGATGTCTAAACGGATtatttcggtggtatatggtgttagggttcGGCTGGGACGAAAACCAGATGCATAGGGCTAATGGAATGTGTAACCTCACAAAGGAGGTatcaacccgtatatatactgcatgcCAGACACGGTCGGTCGACTGTGTAAGATAGTCAGTCGACTGagtcacacagtcggtcgagtgtgtggacacactcggtcgactgtgtatgcagtttaacatattgattgtttaattaaataagcacacacaaacacGTATATAATCAATAGTCACCGAGATGCGTTATTACATGACCAAATGTATTAAAAAGATAAATGATCTACGGCTGAGAATGACATGCACCAACAACTAGTATACTCTTTTGTGCTCGATCCACATTCATCATATAAAGAGATCGACTTAAAATTCTTACGTTACTCAAGTTTCATTACATGCTTAAATATACCTAGCtttttatcttcattaactttttatcTAGCATGTTCAGATAAAAAAGTTTGGGAACCAAATCAAATTGAGGTAGAGCAAATAAACATGATTATTTACAAAATTCTGCAAACAGTACTTAAGCCATATCATGCTATGCTACTAGAATCGGTTAACAAAAAGGATGCAATACTATCTGCGAGCATTAGCTTTTCGATAGAGACTTTATCGCCGAACCTATACGAGAAACAAAGTTGTCCTTGTGACTCGATTGAGCCTTTTAGTACAGGGTAACAAACTACTGCGCTACCACCCGTTGTACACGCATACTCATAAAGATCTTTTAACGATTTATGAACTTCTCCTATGTATCGATCCCCAAGCTTACGCTTACAATATAGTTTGATCACGAGCACTGTACCATAGTGCTCGACTGATGAATCACCTACCACGTACTTCATTGTGTAGTTCCATGCAGGATTGGTTTGCCCGTGTTTATCCACTGGGGTCCGTTTCTCCGTTGTATCAATACCGTTGATTAGTACCTGAATCCGTTCCATATCATCAATGTAGATAGTGTCTAGATGAAAGAAAAATCGAATGAAATTTTAGTATGGAccaagattattatcattattaagttcaTGGGAGGTCCAGAGGGAAGCAACCTGATCGAGTGCTCGGGGCATATGGTTTTCAGGGGgcacttttttatatatatacagacaCAATCGGAGATTTGAGAAACAGATGAACTAGAGAAACACAACTGAAGCAGCGAAGATGAAGCAGAATATGCCCAAAAACAACAATCAAAGGCCCCAGAAAAAAGAAAAACTTAGCAAGGTTTGGACCTGATTttaaataactttttttttttttaaataattcatATTACTCGTTAAGGCCTATTGACCTTTTTTAACTTTCTAAAGGTACTTAAATTCTTGAGACTAGCCCTGAATAATTTAAGAGGAAAGATCAAATACCTGAGGAAAGATCAAATACCTTGGCGTAAACTTTCATTTTGAAAATTCTTCTAACTTGTCTTAAATCATTGGCATAATTGATTGTTAAGTCCAATGTTCTGCACTCCATTTTCGCATCTATTAATGTACTTAATTAGCAGCAGCCTTTCTTTGTGTTTAGTGTTGAAGTTTTCAAGTGTCTCCACGTCCATATATTTTAAAGATAAGCTTATTTATTATTCATTTATAGACGACTTTGAAATAGTAAGTCGCTAACTTAATTGTCTTTGTACTGAATTTTTCAATATATTATATTTATCTCTTTTCTGTAAGAAAGAGCCAGGAAGTTATACAAAGACTGCTATTTCGCAAATTTGTCAGTAATAGATCCATTTGCCGGGATGTGAAATACCCAAATTTCAGTTGAAGAATTAAAACATTTTATATAGGTATTGTGAAAAAACTTTACTATCGTATAATAAAGTATTTTtgttaacaaaatatatatatatattctcttgaAAGATCATTTTAgtttgggggatgattctcacacacacttttttgatcctcacacaccaattgagtattattagaagagtaaaatgttaaaataggtgtgtgaggatcaaaaaagtgtgtgtgagaatcatccccttttTAGTTTCCATTAATCTTCgtaatattatattatcattaaaaactatattGTGATAAATTCAAATAACATTAACATGATGTACTTAAATTAGTCATTATTATGGTCAACAAATAATGTATAAAATGTGATAACGCTATATGTGTTCAAATAAACTTCAACAATATATTTATATCCAAGGCGACTCTTAATTCTTAATCCCAAATAAAAGGATGAATAAAATTTTGGACTATAGCTTAACACAAAGTCAACTCAATTTATCAGCACGAAGTTTTCTTGCATCTTCCAAAATCCAATTTAAGACTATTCTTTAGTTTTATAATGGGTCATAATAAGGGTACATACCCTATTGGATCACTTTCTCTTTCATGACAACACCACATCTCATTCTTCTATATCCTATTCTTCTTTTATTAAAGTATCTCACTCcatatagttttttttatttattttgcttaTAAATAAGCACTAATTCTTAATAATATTATCCATATTCACTTTTTATGTTATCTATTTATATTTAGTAATACGATACAATAAttattaacagtaaaagtttgaattATTTGATGTGACAAAACGCAAAAGTTAAAATTATTTGACGCGactaaaataaagtttaaattaTTTGACGCGACTAAAGCAAAAGTTAAAATTATTTGAAGTGACTAAAGAAAAAGTCGAAACTATTGAAACTATATAAGGAAAACTTATAGTGAATAGTTTTCATAACATTCAAAATTTATATCGATTCTTATTCTTATCAAGAGAAGATATGCCAAGTTTGTCAGATTTTTCTACCGATCGGGTATAAGATTTCTTATAACGACACTTAAACCATATTATATTCAAACTAAATAACTTATCATTTTTCAggttgttggttgaatgtgggttaatacactaaacaataaacttaagtataattaaccaaagtgtaattaaccaaagaatatgttttgatgatgacacatacatatgcataagtgatgactgacatcttaacataaaacacgcaaggtcactaatccatactttatcttgcaaacgaccaagtcaaacataggattaagaatgaaattaaaagtttaggaaaacacacggtcgaggtacggtcaacCGCATAATCAACCGTGAAACcctaaactgaattgcaacgcagtttcgtgaaaacaagttgcacgatcgccaccacggtcaaccgcagtgcgaccgcagtttcttctgtcaccatttttgaccaaataaagtttgactagttcccgacatctataattcatgaaacctttctcaacatgcttagaatagatgccttctccatactcaattgagttttggtcataaaaacactaattgtgattaattaagcctaatgacatcttaatgacaaattaaccaagattaggcataacacataagtgttaatcaacaactcgtgatcttaattcttatctagatatccttagtatgatcatcaagtaccaacacacttaagccaatatcactaaaataataattgctattagaaatgacttagtgattaattaaggctaaatgaagaaccatgctctcaagattaaactagaaatgacttgtaatcctaaaacacacttagatacatttaggatggtcaccaagtcccaactagagattgct includes these proteins:
- the LOC139855547 gene encoding protein SRC2-like; the encoded protein is MECRTLDLTINYANDLRQVRRIFKMKVYAKVFDLSSDTIYIDDMERIQVLINGIDTTEKRTPVDKHGQTNPAWNYTMKYVVGDSSVEHYGTVLVIKLYCKRKLGDRYIGEVHKSLKDLYEYACTTGGSAVVCYPVLKGSIESQGQLCFSYRFGDKVSIEKLMLADSIASFLLTDSSSIA